The segment GAGAGCGTCTGGACGGGCGAGGTGGCGCCATAGGCCATGCCGGCGAGGACCCGAATACGTACGCCCTGCTCTTCGAGCGCTGGGAGCGTAGGCCCTGCATAGTGACGGAAGTCCGGTTCCAGTTCCTCGTAGGCCTTCGGCAGCGCGACCCAGAGCTGGACGCCGTGCAATCTCGACCCGGTCTTTCTCAGATCAGGCCCGGTACGCTCCGAGTGCACGATGCCTCTTCCAGCGGTCATCCAGTTGATGGCCCCAGGCCGGATCGGCTGATGCGAGCCGAGGCTATCCCGGTGCACGATCTCCCCTTCAACGAGGTAGGTCACCGTAGCGAGGTTGATGTGCGGATGCGGGCGAACGTCGATCCCTTGCGCTGGTGCCAGCTCGGCCGGCCCCATGTGATCGAAGAAGATGAAGGGCCCGACCAGTCGTCGAGCGCTAGAGGGCAGCAACCGGGCCACGGTGAAACCACCGAGGTCCCGCTTCCTCGCTTCGATGATCGTCTCGATAGCGGGGGTCGATGCACAGCTCGTGCAGATGGGGGCATCGGCTTCGGTCCAACTCATCGTCCTCGCTCCAGGGGGGCTGCGAAACCTATTTTACCGCCGATA is part of the Pseudomonadota bacterium genome and harbors:
- a CDS encoding pirin family protein; the protein is MSWTEADAPICTSCASTPAIETIIEARKRDLGGFTVARLLPSSARRLVGPFIFFDHMGPAELAPAQGIDVRPHPHINLATVTYLVEGEIVHRDSLGSHQPIRPGAINWMTAGRGIVHSERTGPDLRKTGSRLHGVQLWVALPKAYEELEPDFRHYAGPTLPALEEQGVRIRVLAGMAYGATSPVQTLSPLLYVEVTMPKGGELPLPTEHEERAAYVTEGVIWCGEERVEALRMVVFAPGSMPVLRAESPARVMLLGGAPMDGERHIWWNFVSSSKARIEQAKRDWKEGRFPKVPGETEFIPLPE